In the Lepus europaeus isolate LE1 chromosome 18, mLepTim1.pri, whole genome shotgun sequence genome, one interval contains:
- the ENGASE gene encoding cytosolic endo-beta-N-acetylglucosaminidase yields MGSVCWVRAGRAAGKMWAGGTGWQKRSWARGTFITEWTEGGRLCEAFLAGTERSYQAVADQLVQIAEFFRFDGWLINIENTLSPAAVRNMPPFLQYLTARLHRQVPGGLVLWYDSVVQTGELKWQDELNGHNRVFFDSCDGFFTNYNWREEHLQRMVEQAGERLADVYVGVDVFARGNVVGGRFNTHKSLELIRKHGFSVALFAPGWVYECLEKRDFFQNQDKFWSLLERFLPTHSICSLPFATSFCLGLGTRRVCYGQEQVAGPWYHPSAQETQPLFGEHRLGGAGGGWVKAHCCLADAWHGGSSLLLRGVIPPEAGSVAVRLFSLQVPLPPTVFLSMVFKFEEPTAVRVALELTTGDAGGCHVGGISVLTEEVGPRHRPQPLRVPPSRLARRAGRCGRPLGGGWIQRCYEVNLRGCLLHDLLVSFSRPPGSREQESFVCRLGEIQVVDAHSLLAPLPRVQAVTVSQVRWQPAASEQAAPAQLQLGCTLHWSPLPQVRCFRIHCRRGPPAPVPEKPTFLGLAFACQYRVVDVAVEAPGPGQEGRVEFLVEPVPREGFAAPQAEWGRAVLLFSQPE; encoded by the exons ATGGGGTCTGTGTGCTGGGTGAGAGCCGGGCGAGCTGCCGGCAAAATGTGGGCCGGCGGTACAGGCTGGCAGAAGCGGTCCTGGGCCAGAG GGACTTTCATCACAGAGTGGACGGAAGGCGGGAGGCTCTGTGAAGCCTTCCTGGCCGGCACCGAGCGCTCCTATCAGGCCGTGGCCGACCAGCTCGTCCAGATCGCCGAGTTTTTTCGTTTTGATGGCTGGCTGATCAACATCGAGAATACTCTGAGT CCGGCCGCTGTGAGGAACATGCCTCCCTTTCTCCAGTACCTGACCGCTCGGCTACATCGGCAGGTGCCAGGGGGCCTGGTGCTCTGGTACGACAGCGTGGTGCAGACTGGGGAGCTCAAGTGGCAAGATGAGCTGAACGGGCACAACAG GGTCTTCTTCGACTCCTGTGACGGCTTCTTCACCAACTACAACTGGCGGGAGGAGCACCTGCAGCGCATGGTGGAGCAGGCCGGGGAGCGCCTGGCCGACGTGTACGTGGGGGTGGACGTGTTCGCACGGGGCAACGTGGTCGGAGGCCGATTCAACACACACAAG TCGCTGGAGCTGATTCGAAAGCATGGCTTCTCCGTGGCGCTGTTCGCGCCCGGCTGGGTGTACGAGTGCCTGGAGAAGCGCGATTTCTTCCAGAACCAGGACAA GTTCTGGAGCCTGCTGGAACGCTTCCTGCCCACACACAGCATCTGCTCCCTGCCCTTCGCCACCTCGTTCTGCCTGGGCTTGGGCACGCGCAGGGTCTGCTACGGCCAG GAGCAGGTGGCGGGGCCGTGGTACCACCCGAGCGCCCAGGAGACGCAGCCGCTGTTTGGAGAGCACAggctgggcggggccggcgggggctGGGTGAAGGCGCACTGCTGCCTGGCGGACGCCTGGCACGggggcagctccctgctgctccgcGGAGTGATCCCGCCCgaggctggcagtgtggctgTGAG GTTGTTCTCCCTGCAGGTGCCGCTGCCGCCCACAGTCTTCCTGTCCATGGTGTTTAAGTTCGAAGAGCCCACGGCTGTCAGAGTGGCCTTGGAGCTCACCACTGGGGATGCCGGCGGCTGCCACGTCGGGGGCATCTCCGTGCTGACCG AAGAGGTGGGCCCAAGGCACAGACCCCAACCCCTCCGGGTGCCGCCGAGCAGACTGGCCAGGCGGGCGGGCCGCTGTGGCCGGCCGCTGGGCGGGGGCTGGATCCAGCG CTGCTACGAGGTGAACCTGCGAGGGTGCCTTCTGCACGACCTTCTTGTGAGCTTCTCCCGGCCTCCGGGCAGCCGGGAGCAGGAGAGCTTCGTCTGTCGCCTTGGGGAGATCCAG GTGGTGGACGCCCACAGCCTGCTGGCCCCCCTGCCCCGAGTGCAGGCCGTCACCGTGTCCCAGGTGCGCTGGCAGCCGGCCGCCTCGGAGCAGGCCGCTCCTGCCCAGCTGCAGCTCGGCTGCACCCTGCACTGGTCCCCGCTGCCCCAGGTCCGCTGCTTCCGAATCCACTGCCGGAGGGGCCCACCCGCGCCGGTGCCGGAGAAGCCCACGTTCCTGGGCCTGGCCTTTGCCTGCCAGTATCGGGTAGTGGACGTGGCTGTGGAggcccccgggcctggccaggAGGGCCGCGTGGAGTTCCTCGTGGAGcctgtgcccagggagggctttgCGGCGCCTCAGGCCGAGTGGGGCAGGGCGGTACTGCTCTTCTCCCAGCCCGAGTGA